From a single Spongiibacter taiwanensis genomic region:
- a CDS encoding DUF502 domain-containing protein has product MRNLSGAFLRGMFVLLPVVLSIQLAVWVISTAESWLAPPLKELLGPVYFPGMALLLLVALTVLVGLSSRWPTASFVWGLPGRVLERTPVLRQIYGTLKDVMEIMGGNKFDDEAVVMVELPNSEARLIGIVTVREKGNGNTMASELDDDHIAVYLPMSYQVGGYTVVVPRQHTRPIDMRPADALQLVLSGGVVSEPGRERNIG; this is encoded by the coding sequence ATGCGAAATCTCAGTGGTGCGTTTCTGCGCGGTATGTTTGTTCTGCTGCCGGTGGTGCTGTCGATCCAGCTCGCGGTATGGGTGATATCCACCGCGGAATCCTGGCTGGCACCGCCCTTAAAGGAGTTGCTTGGACCGGTCTACTTTCCCGGGATGGCTCTGCTGTTACTGGTTGCCCTTACCGTGCTCGTTGGCCTCAGCTCGCGTTGGCCCACGGCCAGCTTTGTCTGGGGCTTACCGGGGCGAGTGCTGGAGCGTACACCAGTGTTGCGGCAAATCTACGGTACGCTCAAAGACGTGATGGAAATTATGGGGGGCAATAAATTCGATGATGAGGCGGTGGTCATGGTCGAGCTACCCAATTCAGAAGCCCGCCTGATTGGTATCGTCACGGTGAGGGAGAAGGGCAATGGCAACACGATGGCCAGTGAACTCGATGATGATCATATCGCGGTGTACCTGCCAATGAGTTATCAGGTGGGCGGTTACACGGTTGTGGTACCTCGGCAGCATACCCGACCGATTGATATGCGTCCCGCCGATGCCTTGCAACTTGTGCTCAGTGGCGGTGTGGTTTCTGAGCCGGGCCGGGAGCGAAATATTGGCTAG
- a CDS encoding BlaI/MecI/CopY family transcriptional regulator, translating to MKLLRARSRHNALPQLGELELALLELLWQKPGSDVKALASRLTPDKRPSISTLQSTVERLHRKNLLNRSKQGHAYIYTPVVKRGELMGRLIGDVINALHDGPAETILSGFVNAAASIDKDSLDRMKQLIDQHERKKGND from the coding sequence ATGAAATTATTGCGTGCACGATCTCGTCACAATGCCCTTCCCCAGCTCGGTGAACTCGAACTTGCACTGTTAGAGTTGCTTTGGCAAAAGCCCGGCAGTGATGTAAAAGCCTTGGCTAGCCGCCTCACCCCGGATAAACGTCCAAGTATCAGCACCCTGCAATCCACCGTGGAACGCCTCCACCGGAAGAACCTGCTAAACCGCAGCAAACAGGGCCACGCCTACATCTATACCCCGGTGGTGAAGCGCGGCGAGCTGATGGGACGTCTCATTGGCGATGTCATAAACGCTTTGCACGATGGCCCGGCAGAAACTATCCTAAGCGGCTTCGTTAACGCGGCTGCCAGTATCGACAAGGATTCGTTGGATCGCATGAAGCAGCTCATCGATCAGCACGAGCGCAAAAAGGGTAATGATTGA
- a CDS encoding DUF1134 domain-containing protein — MKLGMFTFFSRAALVLALMFNAHLAVAQSEPAPGGQQGKDNQQQGFTQDEVLNKANAFFGETTEGLAKAIEKVFEDQGSPNAIIAGEEVSAAIAVGVRYGQGELQMVTGETHPVFWQGPSVGFDLGANASKVFTLVYNLNDTEVLFQRFPGVEGSVYVVAGVGVNYQRSGDVTLAPIRTGVGLRGGANVGYIHYTKKKSWLPF; from the coding sequence ATGAAACTGGGGATGTTCACCTTTTTTTCCCGGGCAGCATTGGTGTTGGCGCTCATGTTCAATGCTCATTTGGCCGTAGCCCAGTCTGAGCCTGCGCCGGGTGGCCAACAGGGTAAAGACAATCAACAACAAGGTTTCACTCAGGACGAAGTGCTGAATAAGGCCAATGCTTTTTTTGGTGAGACCACAGAAGGCCTGGCCAAAGCGATTGAAAAAGTCTTTGAAGACCAGGGTAGCCCCAACGCGATTATTGCTGGCGAGGAAGTGTCTGCGGCCATCGCGGTGGGAGTGCGCTATGGGCAAGGCGAGTTGCAGATGGTCACAGGGGAAACCCACCCGGTATTTTGGCAGGGCCCCTCGGTCGGCTTTGATCTCGGCGCAAATGCCTCCAAGGTATTCACCCTGGTTTACAACTTGAATGACACGGAGGTGTTATTTCAACGCTTTCCCGGTGTTGAGGGGAGCGTATACGTGGTGGCCGGTGTGGGTGTGAATTACCAGCGCAGCGGCGATGTCACGCTGGCGCCAATTCGCACGGGTGTCGGCCTGCGCGGTGGCGCGAATGTGGGTTACATTCATTACACCAAGAAGAAATCCTGGCTTCCTTTCTAA
- a CDS encoding DUF2061 domain-containing protein, whose product MKKTVSFAVLHFSVAFSVAYVLTGSVLVGGVMALIEPAINTVVFYFHERVWRHLQAPSSAPAEMALAG is encoded by the coding sequence ATGAAAAAGACCGTCAGTTTCGCCGTTTTGCATTTCAGTGTGGCCTTTTCCGTGGCCTACGTGTTGACCGGCAGTGTCTTAGTGGGCGGTGTGATGGCCCTGATTGAACCCGCGATTAACACGGTGGTGTTCTACTTCCATGAGCGGGTATGGCGGCATTTGCAGGCGCCATCAAGCGCCCCGGCAGAGATGGCGCTGGCGGGTTGA
- a CDS encoding NUDIX domain-containing protein, with the protein MNKAVGPWRQRSIETVYENPWIKVEHHEVTTPAGSDGIYGKVCFKSRAVGVVPLDANGNTYLVKQFRYPLEEVSWEIPEGGCPLGESTLLTARRELEEETGFRASRVYKLLELHLSNSVCDEGADVFLALDLMPGEACLEDSEADLEVLQLPLHDAIAMALDGRITDAISVAALLKIRVLLNEENGDIDALVARMTALEHLA; encoded by the coding sequence ATGAACAAGGCAGTTGGCCCCTGGCGGCAGCGATCGATCGAGACGGTTTACGAAAACCCCTGGATTAAGGTGGAGCACCACGAGGTCACCACCCCGGCCGGCAGTGACGGGATTTACGGCAAGGTGTGCTTCAAGAGCAGGGCGGTGGGTGTGGTGCCCCTGGATGCCAACGGCAACACCTATCTTGTAAAACAATTTCGGTATCCTCTTGAGGAAGTCAGCTGGGAGATCCCGGAGGGTGGCTGCCCCCTGGGCGAGTCGACGCTATTAACGGCCCGGCGAGAGCTGGAAGAGGAGACGGGTTTTCGAGCAAGCCGGGTTTATAAATTGCTGGAACTGCACCTCTCCAACTCGGTCTGTGATGAGGGTGCCGATGTTTTTCTGGCGCTGGATTTGATGCCGGGCGAGGCCTGCCTGGAAGACTCCGAAGCGGATTTGGAGGTACTGCAGTTGCCCCTGCACGATGCGATCGCGATGGCCCTGGATGGGCGCATTACCGATGCCATCAGTGTTGCGGCACTGCTAAAAATTCGCGTGCTGCTAAATGAAGAAAATGGCGACATCGACGCCTTGGTAGCGCGAATGACGGCCCTGGAGCACCTTGCCTGA
- a CDS encoding uracil-DNA glycosylase family protein: protein MSLLSALLAEVRDCHHCEDSLPLAPRPVLVAQPEARLLIIGQAPGLKVHNSGIPWNDPSGDRLRSWLGIDRPQFYSDPRIAIVPMGFCYPGKGKSGDLPPRPECAPRWHERVLSFLPLVELVLLIGQYAQRYYLSPPALSLTERVRDYDGQGRYFPLPHPSPRNQIWLKKNPWFEAQTLPLLRRRVAPLLESL from the coding sequence ATGAGTCTATTGTCCGCCTTACTTGCAGAGGTCAGAGACTGTCACCATTGCGAAGACAGTCTGCCTCTGGCCCCCCGTCCGGTGCTGGTTGCCCAGCCTGAGGCCCGACTGCTGATTATTGGGCAAGCGCCGGGGTTGAAGGTCCACAATAGCGGCATCCCGTGGAATGATCCTTCCGGCGATCGTTTGCGAAGCTGGCTGGGTATTGATAGACCCCAGTTCTACAGCGACCCGCGAATTGCCATTGTCCCGATGGGGTTCTGTTACCCCGGCAAGGGTAAGTCTGGGGATCTGCCGCCCAGGCCTGAGTGTGCGCCTCGCTGGCACGAGCGGGTCTTGTCTTTCTTACCTTTGGTCGAGCTGGTCTTGTTAATCGGCCAGTATGCTCAGCGGTATTACCTTTCACCCCCTGCGCTGTCGCTTACGGAACGAGTGCGCGACTATGATGGTCAGGGACGGTATTTTCCCTTGCCCCATCCGTCGCCGCGAAACCAAATTTGGTTGAAAAAGAACCCGTGGTTTGAAGCACAAACATTGCCTTTGTTGCGCCGCCGCGTTGCGCCATTATTGGAGTCATTATGA
- a CDS encoding M56 family metallopeptidase produces MIEHLGTANLVFLSLWFFLGLSLVALRRPLLMLLRGLHPQQATSLLLVAVFLPISISVATTVLLYLPLVNDFLIGYHCHDGVCSNHHPVGILPQAGPASLVLTVLALVAISRKSWRSTTASRRCKDSVRLFSRDRGDFLEVPDQQLLAFTVGLLTPRVVLSSGLLAHCDEKERDIVLRHERGHVLHRDNLRLLLAKMVSLPMPGAARFRGELRLGIEKHCDLIASKVHSRADVARCIVKLAEASCAAAPHTSSFVDEAVEQRVMALLNPAPRPPSPFITASTVAVMLTLAGLSINPLHHQIELLLFWLSE; encoded by the coding sequence ATGATTGAACACCTTGGCACTGCCAACCTTGTCTTCCTAAGCCTGTGGTTCTTTCTCGGCCTCTCTCTGGTCGCTCTTCGACGCCCCCTGCTGATGCTGCTGAGAGGCCTTCACCCTCAGCAAGCCACAAGCCTATTGTTAGTAGCGGTTTTCCTGCCGATCTCAATCAGCGTTGCCACCACGGTGCTGCTGTATCTGCCGCTCGTTAATGATTTTTTAATCGGCTACCACTGTCACGACGGTGTCTGCTCCAACCATCATCCTGTTGGAATCTTGCCTCAGGCCGGACCGGCGTCCCTGGTATTAACGGTACTAGCGCTAGTGGCCATCAGTAGGAAAAGCTGGCGCAGTACCACTGCCAGTCGGCGCTGCAAAGACAGTGTTCGCCTGTTTTCCCGCGACCGGGGCGACTTCCTGGAAGTACCGGATCAACAGCTCTTGGCCTTCACAGTCGGCCTGCTTACCCCCCGCGTTGTGCTCAGCTCAGGCCTGTTGGCCCATTGCGATGAGAAAGAGAGAGATATTGTGCTGCGCCACGAACGCGGGCACGTTCTCCACCGCGATAACCTGCGATTGCTGCTCGCCAAGATGGTTAGCCTGCCCATGCCCGGCGCAGCCCGTTTCCGCGGTGAGTTGCGGCTGGGTATCGAGAAACACTGTGATTTGATTGCCAGCAAGGTCCACAGCCGCGCCGATGTCGCGCGTTGTATTGTCAAACTGGCAGAGGCGTCTTGCGCCGCCGCCCCTCACACCAGCAGTTTTGTCGACGAAGCCGTTGAGCAGCGGGTCATGGCCCTGTTAAACCCCGCACCCAGGCCCCCTTCGCCGTTCATCACGGCTTCAACCGTAGCGGTGATGCTCACGTTGGCGGGATTGAGCATCAACCCCCTTCACCATCAAATCGAGTTGCTGTTGTTCTGGCTAAGCGAATAG
- a CDS encoding OmpA family protein, which yields MSKLRNWTIALALGCVATTGYSQDEDERVIDDRWRIHGMVGSMVADDSDFDTGFQYKFGIGKPISRYVMLDLYGTYGDLETEIGDQYERTAAGLDVLFFPARAFELDSRALQPFFGAGATYHDVDFIGASETGYGTDMIVGLMYQLDQVEFRAEIRYQVDNIEEEPPLNDDTFYTYGAMLGVSVPLGAKPLPYNYDSDGDGVPDRLDKCPNTPRGTRVDSDGCPLDKDGDGVPDFRDKCPNTPPGAKVNVDGCSIDDDRDGVPNDIDQCPNTPYGTPVDARGCPLDEDGDGVPNKIDQCPGTLPGMKVNSRGCVISQTVELSGVHFEFDKARLMLDSKTVLRKVAESLNNEPDVKIIIMGHTDSVGSDAYNKRLSQERAQSVVDYLTTQGIGRTRMEAIGYGESKPVASNNTDEGRERNRRVELQVISPN from the coding sequence ATGAGCAAGTTGCGTAACTGGACGATTGCCCTTGCTTTAGGTTGTGTAGCCACCACCGGCTACAGCCAGGACGAAGACGAACGCGTGATTGATGACCGCTGGCGTATTCACGGCATGGTCGGTTCAATGGTGGCCGACGATTCCGATTTTGATACCGGTTTTCAATACAAGTTTGGTATCGGCAAACCTATTAGCCGCTATGTGATGCTCGACCTCTACGGCACCTACGGTGATCTGGAGACCGAAATAGGTGACCAATACGAGCGCACCGCTGCAGGTCTGGACGTTTTGTTCTTCCCTGCCCGTGCCTTTGAACTGGACTCTCGCGCACTGCAGCCCTTCTTTGGTGCCGGCGCTACCTACCACGACGTGGATTTTATTGGCGCATCCGAGACAGGATACGGTACCGATATGATCGTAGGCCTGATGTACCAATTGGACCAAGTGGAGTTCCGCGCTGAAATTCGCTATCAGGTCGACAATATCGAGGAGGAGCCGCCCCTTAACGACGACACCTTCTACACCTACGGCGCCATGCTGGGTGTGTCGGTGCCCCTAGGTGCCAAGCCCCTACCCTACAATTACGACTCTGACGGCGACGGTGTGCCTGATCGCCTGGACAAATGCCCCAACACCCCGCGGGGTACCCGGGTCGATTCCGACGGCTGTCCGCTGGATAAAGACGGTGATGGCGTACCTGACTTCCGCGACAAGTGTCCGAACACACCTCCGGGCGCCAAAGTGAACGTCGACGGCTGCTCGATTGATGACGACCGGGACGGCGTGCCTAACGACATCGATCAGTGCCCGAACACCCCTTATGGCACCCCAGTAGATGCCAGAGGCTGTCCGCTGGATGAAGATGGCGACGGCGTGCCCAATAAGATTGACCAGTGTCCTGGCACCCTGCCTGGCATGAAAGTCAATTCTCGCGGCTGTGTGATTTCGCAAACCGTTGAGCTCAGCGGTGTTCACTTTGAGTTTGACAAGGCCCGCTTGATGCTGGATTCCAAAACTGTCCTGCGCAAAGTGGCTGAGTCGCTGAACAACGAGCCAGACGTGAAGATCATTATCATGGGTCACACTGACTCTGTCGGTAGCGACGCTTACAACAAACGCCTCTCTCAGGAGCGCGCCCAATCCGTGGTGGATTACCTGACCACCCAGGGCATTGGCCGCACTCGTATGGAAGCGATTGGTTATGGCGAAAGCAAGCCGGTGGCCAGCAACAACACCGACGAGGGCCGCGAGCGCAACCGTCGTGTCGAACTGCAGGTCATTTCGCCAAACTAA
- a CDS encoding peptidoglycan-binding domain-containing protein: MLAAAGILLACQLPPAQNTSTAAAVVPPYDTTTERVDELESALADALIQIERLQAEQADQQTLSDIPPDANESSCYAKLLVPAQYVNRSERRIVKEASERIEMLPAKLGWVTERVMVSEEYVTLKVVPATYKWVEERTQVLPERRRQVMVSPAKYKTVVEKVVDTPEQQVWRPGRGERERVDDETGQIVHLATIPATYRNITKQVLVAEPTYRTEVIPAVFETVSKRVVDTPEHTVEEVQPAVYKSVRVKKVLEPERQVRHVEPPEYKTFHYKEKVADAKLDWREIPCKPTLTEGLVRALQKALNAAGFDAGYADGVWGRRTEQAVAAYQKDKGLATGRLSMEAMHSLGIFPTVE; this comes from the coding sequence ATGCTGGCAGCGGCAGGTATTTTGCTGGCCTGCCAGCTGCCTCCCGCCCAAAATACTTCTACTGCCGCCGCGGTGGTTCCTCCCTATGACACAACCACCGAGCGGGTAGATGAGTTAGAGAGCGCCCTTGCCGACGCCTTGATTCAAATAGAGCGGCTTCAGGCTGAGCAGGCGGATCAGCAAACGCTGTCGGATATTCCTCCGGATGCAAATGAAAGCAGCTGCTATGCCAAACTGCTGGTGCCCGCCCAGTATGTGAATCGCAGCGAGCGGCGCATTGTTAAAGAAGCCAGTGAGCGTATCGAAATGCTGCCAGCAAAACTGGGCTGGGTGACTGAGCGAGTAATGGTAAGTGAGGAATATGTCACGCTGAAGGTAGTGCCCGCCACGTATAAATGGGTCGAGGAGCGGACCCAGGTGCTGCCCGAGCGTCGCCGTCAGGTAATGGTGTCGCCTGCGAAATATAAGACCGTGGTAGAGAAGGTGGTCGACACTCCCGAGCAACAGGTCTGGCGACCCGGGCGCGGCGAGCGAGAGCGGGTGGATGACGAGACCGGTCAGATCGTACATCTGGCAACCATTCCGGCCACCTATCGCAATATCACTAAGCAGGTACTGGTGGCGGAGCCCACTTATCGCACCGAGGTGATCCCCGCCGTCTTTGAAACGGTCTCCAAGCGTGTGGTGGATACGCCCGAGCATACGGTGGAAGAGGTGCAACCTGCGGTATATAAAAGCGTGCGAGTGAAAAAGGTCCTTGAGCCCGAACGCCAAGTTCGCCATGTCGAGCCGCCGGAATACAAGACTTTCCATTACAAGGAAAAAGTCGCTGACGCCAAGTTGGATTGGCGGGAGATTCCGTGCAAGCCCACCTTGACTGAAGGCCTGGTTCGCGCGTTGCAGAAGGCCCTCAACGCCGCGGGCTTTGATGCTGGCTACGCGGATGGTGTTTGGGGGCGGCGCACCGAACAAGCGGTGGCCGCTTACCAAAAAGACAAAGGCCTGGCGACCGGACGTTTGTCGATGGAGGCGATGCATTCACTGGGGATTTTCCCGACGGTTGAATAA
- the gcvP gene encoding aminomethyl-transferring glycine dehydrogenase, with translation MTSAIDSLFSHDDFVRRHIGPDEGEQQQMLEKVGAESLDDLIRQTVPAAILRGDMPLPAPQGEMDTLAELRRIAQQNKVAKSYIGMGYHDTITPPVILRNVLENPGWYTAYTPYQPEIAQGRLEALLNFQQMAMDLTGLELANASLLDEATAAAEAMALCKRVARKNKSNVFLIDQNCHPQTIAVVKTRALPLGLEVQVADVAATIASTDCFGVLLQYPGSDGQVTDLRPTLDIARERDISTVVAADILSLLLLTPPGEQGADIVIGSAQRFGVPMGFGGPHAAFMATRESFKRSLPGRIIGVSVDSKGRRALRMAMQTREQHIRREKATSNICTSQALLAVMAVFYAIYHGPEGLQRIAKRCNRLAGIFAAGLKQLGYTCNEQFFDTIVVDTGEETSAIADAAEAQLINLRRLPGKLSVSFNECSSLDDLTSLWSLFSKGQALPNVSEIDRQLGDLPGIPADLQRSSSFLTHPIFNQYHSETEMLRYMKRLENRDIALNHSMIALGSCTMKLNATSEMIPITWPEFARIHPFAPRDQVAGYLEMIDQLEAQLVACTGYDRFSMQPNAGSQGEYAGLLAIKRYHESRGDFQRDLCLIPSSAHGTNPASAAMAGMSVIIVACDKQGNVDIADLKQKAEQHRDQLAAVMVTYPSTHGVFEEGIREICNIVHDCGGQVYVDGANMNALVGVAAPGEFGADVSHLNLHKTFCIPHGGGGPGMGPIGVKAHLAPFLPNHPVAPVKGVESENDTISAATYGSAGILPISWTYIRLMGASGLKKATQVAILNANYVAKRLAEFYPILYTGRHDRVAHECIIDLRPLKEASGISEEDIAKRLMDYGFHAPTMSFPVPGTLMIEPTESESLYELDRFCEAMIQIRGEIAQVEAGEFPLEDNPLVNAPHSHNDTVSSDWPHPYSREQAAFPVPGLRANKFWPSVSRIDNVYGDRNLFCACPPIESYQQ, from the coding sequence ATGACAAGCGCGATTGACTCCCTTTTTTCCCACGACGACTTTGTACGGCGCCACATCGGCCCCGATGAAGGCGAGCAACAGCAGATGCTGGAGAAAGTGGGCGCTGAATCCCTCGATGACCTGATCCGCCAAACCGTACCCGCCGCCATCTTGCGCGGCGACATGCCGCTACCCGCACCCCAGGGAGAAATGGACACGCTGGCCGAACTCCGCCGCATTGCCCAACAAAATAAGGTCGCAAAAAGCTACATCGGTATGGGCTACCACGACACCATTACTCCGCCAGTGATACTGCGCAACGTGCTGGAAAACCCCGGCTGGTACACGGCATACACCCCCTATCAGCCGGAGATCGCCCAAGGACGCTTGGAAGCGCTCCTCAATTTCCAACAGATGGCGATGGACCTGACCGGCCTCGAGCTGGCAAATGCCTCATTATTAGATGAAGCGACGGCGGCCGCCGAAGCCATGGCGCTATGCAAGCGCGTCGCCCGCAAGAACAAAAGCAACGTGTTTCTGATTGACCAGAATTGCCACCCCCAGACCATTGCGGTGGTGAAGACCCGCGCCCTGCCGCTGGGGCTGGAAGTTCAGGTTGCCGATGTGGCAGCCACGATTGCCAGCACCGATTGCTTTGGCGTGCTGCTGCAATACCCTGGCAGCGATGGCCAGGTCACCGATTTGCGCCCAACCCTGGATATCGCCCGGGAGCGCGACATTAGCACGGTCGTCGCCGCCGATATTCTCAGCCTGCTGTTGCTGACGCCGCCGGGCGAACAAGGTGCCGATATTGTTATTGGCAGCGCCCAGCGGTTTGGCGTGCCCATGGGCTTTGGCGGACCCCACGCCGCCTTTATGGCAACCCGTGAGTCCTTCAAGCGATCTCTTCCGGGCCGAATCATCGGCGTCTCGGTAGACAGCAAAGGCCGTCGCGCCCTACGCATGGCCATGCAGACCCGCGAGCAGCATATTCGCAGGGAAAAGGCGACTTCCAACATTTGTACTTCCCAGGCGCTGCTGGCCGTGATGGCGGTGTTTTATGCCATTTACCACGGCCCTGAGGGGCTGCAGCGAATCGCCAAACGCTGCAATCGTCTCGCAGGCATTTTCGCCGCGGGTCTAAAACAGCTCGGTTACACCTGCAACGAACAGTTCTTTGACACTATTGTGGTGGACACCGGCGAAGAGACCAGCGCCATTGCCGATGCCGCCGAAGCGCAACTGATTAACCTGCGCCGACTGCCCGGAAAATTGTCTGTAAGCTTCAACGAGTGCAGCAGCCTGGACGATCTGACATCACTGTGGTCACTGTTCAGCAAGGGGCAAGCCCTTCCCAACGTCAGCGAGATTGATCGCCAGCTGGGCGACCTGCCCGGCATTCCAGCCGACCTGCAGCGTAGCTCGTCCTTCCTGACGCACCCAATCTTTAATCAGTACCATTCTGAAACTGAAATGCTGCGTTACATGAAGCGGCTGGAGAATCGGGACATCGCGCTGAACCACTCCATGATTGCACTGGGCTCCTGCACCATGAAGCTCAACGCCACCAGCGAAATGATCCCCATCACCTGGCCCGAGTTTGCCCGTATTCACCCATTTGCCCCGCGCGACCAGGTCGCCGGCTATCTCGAGATGATTGATCAGCTTGAAGCGCAATTGGTGGCCTGCACCGGCTACGACCGCTTTTCCATGCAGCCCAATGCCGGATCTCAGGGGGAGTATGCCGGGCTATTGGCCATTAAGCGCTACCACGAAAGTCGCGGTGATTTTCAACGGGACCTTTGCCTGATCCCCAGTTCGGCCCACGGCACCAACCCCGCGTCGGCGGCGATGGCGGGCATGTCCGTCATTATTGTGGCTTGCGACAAACAGGGTAATGTCGATATTGCTGACCTGAAACAGAAGGCAGAACAGCATCGCGATCAGTTAGCTGCGGTCATGGTCACCTACCCCTCCACCCACGGCGTGTTCGAGGAAGGTATTCGGGAAATTTGCAATATTGTCCACGACTGTGGCGGCCAGGTGTATGTCGATGGCGCCAACATGAATGCCCTGGTCGGGGTTGCCGCTCCGGGCGAGTTCGGCGCCGATGTTTCCCACCTCAACCTGCACAAAACTTTCTGCATTCCCCATGGTGGCGGCGGGCCGGGCATGGGCCCCATTGGCGTGAAAGCCCATCTGGCGCCCTTCCTGCCCAATCACCCGGTCGCGCCAGTGAAGGGTGTGGAGAGCGAAAACGACACCATCTCCGCAGCCACCTATGGCAGCGCGGGTATTCTGCCCATCTCGTGGACCTACATCCGCTTGATGGGGGCCAGCGGTTTAAAGAAGGCAACCCAGGTTGCCATTCTCAACGCCAACTATGTTGCCAAGCGCCTGGCGGAGTTCTATCCGATTCTTTATACCGGTCGCCATGACCGTGTTGCCCATGAGTGCATTATTGACCTACGGCCACTGAAAGAAGCCAGCGGAATCAGTGAAGAAGACATCGCCAAACGATTGATGGACTATGGCTTTCACGCCCCGACCATGTCCTTCCCCGTTCCCGGCACGCTGATGATTGAGCCAACCGAAAGTGAATCCCTGTACGAACTGGATCGGTTCTGTGAGGCGATGATTCAGATTCGCGGGGAAATTGCCCAAGTAGAAGCTGGCGAATTCCCGCTGGAAGACAATCCCCTGGTGAACGCCCCCCATAGCCACAACGATACAGTCAGCAGCGACTGGCCTCATCCCTACAGCCGGGAGCAAGCCGCCTTCCCGGTTCCGGGCTTGCGGGCAAACAAGTTTTGGCCAAGTGTCAGTCGCATCGATAACGTTTACGGCGACCGCAATCTGTTTTGCGCCTGCCCGCCGATCGAAAGCTACCAGCAATAA